The DNA segment GAATTCCTTTTTGAACTGTGACTGAAGAGGGCTCACGGAATCCTCTGGGTCAGCGTATATGGCACACAGGACAAGGGGAAGGCACTGCAGGCGGTCCTGAGACGCAGCCACGATGAAGGTCCCCCTCAAACCGTCGAAGGACGTCCCTGAGTCCCTGCGCCCACGTAGGACATTGACTGGAATAAGAAGGATGGCGATGTCAACAGCATTGTCAGGGATTTTGTCGTCCTTTCACAATAAAAAATGGAGataatttcaagaattttttttaaggaaaagctGGAAGGATCCATTTTCTGAGATAGTCAATACAGTAGTGACTGGTTAACAAAGACATGGTCCAGTTGCCGGACTTCGTCAGAGTGAGATGAATATAGTGGTTATTGCACCTTCACAGCCAAGAATGAAGATAGTTATGAAACGTACCTTCTTACTTTttaagaatgatgaaaaatttgCATTCACTAAAATGAATATTCAATAGATTTATGAATAAGTAAAGAGACTACGGCCCAATAACCAGGCTGTAACAAAAGTTTATAGGTTGAATGTATGACTTTTCAAAATAGTTCAAATTACATAACCTTTAGAAAAGAAAgctatatataatcattcatatGCTGACGGAACGGGAGTCCATAAATATTGAGAGACAAATCTCTTCGTCATTCACATTAAGAATTATACTGgagaaacatatccacagttatgtatgaacggaaatatatttaaaaataaatttaaacggACAGCTTTCGGAAATCTGATCGATTCCCATTATCAGTCGAGAAGGGGAATCgaaacagattcccaaaagctctctgtacagatttattttaaaatacaccTGCACCCATACATGAATCTGGATTTATTCCTACATTTCAAAACCCATGCTGCGATGAGCATTTTTTAAGAGTCAAACTATTAATCAAAATGTCTTACCCTTTGGTTCCAGCGAACGAACGTTCGTATTGACGCCTTCTTTGTCAAAAGTAACATTCGGAGAGGCAATTATGACTTCGGGATCATTTTTGTTCAGGCTGGCTTGGATGCCACTGCCATCAACCACCACGATACCAGGGATATTGGGGATACCAGGGATACCAGGGAAACCGCTGGTGGCATTCCCGAAAATATTCTGGAGATTGCCAATGCCGGCTAAACCAGCGAAGCCAGCAAATCCGGCGAAATTAGCGATTCCAGGAGCGGCGGTCCCAATGAGGGACAGAAGAGAGCTCCATATTATGTTTCCTATCATGCTCGTGAGGCTCGAAACCAGCCACCAGATTCCTTCGACAATGGACCGAAGGATCTGGACGACGATTTTCGCGAGCAGGTAGAGGGAGTTCTCGGCGACGGCGTTGCTGCCGTCCTTCACCGCCACGCCCAGCCATTCCCTGATGGCGGGACCCACGCCGAAATAATTGTGGTTCAGGGCATCGTAGACGATGGCCGTGCCTCCGCCTAGGCCGAAGTAGGCGCTGGCGGCTTTGAGGAGGCTGCCGGGGCCACTCCAGAACCAGGCGGAGGCGGCGTCGTAGAGGAGGTTGTTGAGGGAAAACGCCTCGGAATTGTTCGTCAGAGACAGGAGCAGTACAGCCGTTACAAGGGTGTATTTCGTGACTGCCCCAAAcgacatatttttttcctctctgctcCCCGCCCGCCCCTCTGGGTACGGCGACTTAGAGGGTATTAACTTTTTGCATAGTCTCTCGCATTTTCTTGCTTTCTACTCACTCGATTGTCCTACGAAATGAGAGGAACTGCAAATCACAAGAGCAGAAATGTTGCTTTTGAAATGGTGATTATGAAATATCCTTTCattggaaaattacataaacataaactcGAACGTCAGAATACTGTCAAGATACGAAAGCGCAACTGTACCTCAGAGTTTACACAAatccggaataataataataataataataataataataataataataataataataataataataataataataataataataataataataaaagttgtttaCATTAACGTTTAGTGGGATCAAAAATCTCTGAAAACGATGCTAACAATGTCTGTCATTTTGACATCCACAGACCTATGCATACACGAGACACAATCAGTCATAGAGAACTTCGTACTGGAGCCGAACTGACTATTTCACTGGGCCGTTTCTCCTTGAAATTTATTCTGCTTCAGCAAAACACACTGAATGGAGATTCAATAATCTTTGTCCTTATACATCATACAATAAATATCGAAGTGGGAATCAACATAATCCCAGTAGATTATTGACGGTAACAGAAGTTCTCTCAGTTAATCAATCGCTATCAGGGGACACTTTCAATATGGACACAAAAATCATctctaagattttttttgtagACTTTTGTACCCTTCTCACAAAGCCAACAGTTAGGTAAAGACCTAACATGTTATTCCACTGGACCGTCCAGTCAGATTGTTAGCGAGGTGACTGGAAGACTGGAAGACTGGAAAGAGGAGAACCTACGAAAGACGCAACTTGGTGGGTGAGTCAGTGTTCAATCCGGTATGTGCTAATGAACACGTGAGATGACGTTTCCAGTTTCCTCTTGAGTTCGAATCTCTTTCATAAACAATTTGATGACAAACAAGTTTTCTTTCGTCAATAGAGATTATTAGACCTTTCTTGCTAATCGAGATTTGTTTTCTTACTtgcagaaaaaagaaatgaagaaaaacaggTGAAATATTTAAACTCAATTGAAAATACATTGATGCAGATTAGATATCTTCGTTCTAGTTTTCATGAAATGACATTTCTAATTTCTTCTTAAAATTCGAATCTCTTTCATAAACAATTTGATGACAAACAAGTTTTTTTGGTTAATAAGAGATTATCAGACATTTCTTGCTAATCGAGATTTTGTTGTTGACTTGCAGAAAATAGAAATCAAGCAAAAACAGGTgacatatttaattgtaataaaaaatgtattggtGAAGATTAGATATCGTAGCTCTGGCTTTCGTGAAAAGAAAgcgagagaatgaaaaagagaacaaTGAAGCTTTTccagaaatgaaaaagtgaaaagtagagAAAGTACAAAACTTCCTGCTTCACTAATTATCGCATGAAATAACAGAAAGCTGTTAGAACCGACATCCACGAACACAATGTTTATCCTCAGTGACGAATCATGACGTTGTTGGCGAAAGTagtaactttttccttttaaaaaaaaaactgactccaTTCCACCTTTCCTGCTGAACCGTGACATGGATTTCTTCCAGTTGaaaaatttctgacaaaaaagTCTAGTTATCTTTTCCAAAGACAGTATCTCTACATCTGGTGGGTACTTTGCTTATTTGGGTATTGTCTGCAGATCTGTGTTGATGCTTATGAGGAGAAAGCTGGTTAGCTGTGCAACGCAACATGCACATTAATACCAATATACTGGATGTTGTCATAACGTGCATTAAGATAAacaggatatgtatatatatctatatatacacacatataaatatatatacatatagcccagatccacaggaaaatgacaggcaggtACTGAACTGCCtgtcattttcataaattcactGTCTACTAATCACGTGCATCGATTgtaatttttaagcatatatacatatttatatatatatatatatatatatatatatatatatatatatatatatatatcttgatagcCAAAGTGGTCAAAGTTGACTGTTTATCTTTGTTCTGGACCATAGAACCGAATTCAAATTCCAGCCGGCGCTGATGCAGGTAACTTTGACTTGATAATGGAGTTATGTAGGGAGTTGAAACACTCACgtgtgtgtaaagaaaaaaattatgtacgtgagtatatatatatataggctacttatatatatacatatatataaatttctgactcacatcaggatcgaccccaggtctttcagttgaaaggcaagggcgctgcccactaggccatacaagtctgaaatttatttctgttccacacgtgattgtgtgttgattatttctaacacacacacacacacacacacacacacacatacatatatatatatatatatatatatatatatatatatatatatatatatatacacacatgcacatacacacacatatatatacatatatatgcttatgtactAGCGTGTGACCTTAAATCACGAAAAGTTAAACGTGGCAAATACATAAACAGATTCTATGATAACAAAAGATGctttatctttgttaaagaaagGCTACAAATCTAACGCCTGACATTCCGGTCTATTATAGTCGCCGtattaatttgcataaaaatttccAGTTGTGCTAACAGCCCTCTAACGAACCCCATACAAACTCAGTTTCTCCTCTGGAGGCCATACGGCCGGTAAAAAAGTTCTTTTCTGGGCCGAGCAGCTGTGGCTCATTCCATATTTaatgagaaaaaagataaaaaaagaggaaatattttcgTGTGAGCTCTGTCCAGATTTGACCTACATATCTCCGCGGGAAAGAGCCCTCGTGGTGAACAGAATAAAAACCTTTACTGGGAGTACCGCAGCCGAACTCGTCATGGGTGGAAGATCCTCGCTAGAAAGCtttgtataataaagaattctGATGATAAGGTAACATGAGGACGAAGATTAAGTAGAGAAAACTAATTCTAGAGCCCTCTTAATAAATTCTGGGACATGTTTTGACTGGCGAAAGATAACTGGAGCAGAATCATAATAACTCAACAAGACCTCAATTATTCACTTTCGTACGCTTTCTAATAATTAACACGGTGATAATTTATTCTAATGCTACAAGTTTATGACTGGGGCTAATCAAAACCTATTGCAAGACGATGAAAAAGTAATAGGTAcaataaataaagaggaaaactaATAATTACTCTTCCTTTGAATGTAATCAATTCCAAAGAGTGTCTGTAGATGCGAAGCTCAGATCTGGATATCAAAAAGAGGTGGATAGGGACTTAGCCAAGAGCGCCTTTCGTGGGATGATGGATAACAGGCGCTAGATTAATTATGCGTATATTCGAAGCTACTCAGCTTGTCAGCGGCTTTCATCCATAGAAACAAAGTACGGGAAATCACTCGGTAATTTGCATCACACCTTAAATACTGGAAATTTGTAATGTCACATACTGCACTACCGTATATCCGAATGCACACAAATTCACACTTACAAACGCGCGCACACGGAAGTTGTataaattttttgcttttgtttttttgcaagTATCTGCGTCGAATTTTTTCCGATTCTCGCGAGTTAATTCTTGATTCTAAACGCGTGGATttacttcttccatttattgtttttttttgacaCAACACATTTCTCGCCTTTATTCGGCATTGTCAAGTTACAAATTACTATCTAGGTGGTCCTTTGCACCACCCTGGGGGAGAATAAGATTGTCATCTGGGCTCCTCTGCATACCATAAGAATTGCGACACCCACGACCCACTAGACGGAAGGGACTGAGGAGTCGAAAGCACGAGAAATTACCGATTGACGAAATTTCAGAGGCCTTTGCGTGGCAAGGCGTTGGAAGCGATGATGAGTTTCTCGGTTTCGATTTAGCCGGCCTTATACCAGCGCGGGCCCTTGCACGATGTGATGTCAAGGTCTTTGTAAGAGAACAAGAGACTTGTTGCGGATCTCCGGATCATCTTGAATCGGATCACCAGCCGAGATTTCAGCTACAAGACAAGGATTCCAGCCTTGTCTAAGCGCCTGCGTGCGGGTGCAAATGCTCAGCTGAACGACCGCCAGACCAGAGCAGAGATTGGACAGTAGATTACATGACGAACCGCTTTTTTGAACTCGAAGCTTCAGACACAGAATACGCACAGGAAATCAGTAGCGGATTTCGAGGATTCAGCTATGAATGGCGCCCCTAAGAGTGGATTATTATCAAACATCATTGTcagcaaaaatcaaaacttacaataataatatcagtagcagtagcagtagttaTTCTTGTTGCTGTTGTAGCAATAGTAATATAGCACTATAAAGAACAGATTTCCAGAAAtcaagtttaaaatataaaacagcaaaACGATCTTTCTCGCCATTGGGAAGATTGAAACTTATCTCAGAACAACTATGACAGCTGATAGACTTTCTAACTTCGCTATTATCCATGTGCATAAGGATATTGAAATGAATGCAGAGGATGTGATTGATAAGTTTGCTTTAGAAGGCAAACATAGACTGGAATTTGCTCTTTAACTTTACTGATACTATGCGTGAAACGCCTAGTATGTTGGCATGACAAATGCTTTGTCCAGTTTACCGTTTGTGAAACATGTAAATGAAATAGGTTACCACTTACTTGTgccaaatatgtatttttctttttactttactggTAAATTATGTGCATTACTTTATTTGCAGATAATTTAACATTTGTGGTAAAGAATGGTATGAATGAtcaatatttcagttttgatCAATAGGTATTCTCTAACTATTGAAACTGGATGTATCATAATATCCCCATTTTCAGTCAATCAGCAGATCTGTAACTGGTTCCATCTCTTGAATTATTGGTTACAGGTTTTCATATTAACCAATATAAGTACCAAAACGCTTTAAAGTAAATGGATGTTATAAAGCTCATAAACCCTTACTTTAACAAACCCCCCTTTTCCTAAATCCTGGATCCGCCACTGcaggaaatgaatttatataagtatataactaTCTACATAAATTCGAGTgtattgcatatacagtacatatgataCGTATGTAAATTTGTGAATGTTTATTTGCATAAACCTTTATAACTGATAACTACTCCTGCAGGGCAAGATGGTTTTACTACACGTTGAGTTTACAAATGGCATCGTTCAAGTAAGgaaactttctttcattttcttatgttacTCAGTTCATATTGAATTACACAGCATGATAAATATAGAATGAACTCAGTTTACAAGAAACGCAAACCTTCGCCTATGAACTGAAACTGATCGGCAACAACAATGTTGCAAACTTCACGCACCCTCCGGAAACAACAACACTAAATGGTAAATCCCTTTTCTCTATCTGAACGGTTGATATCCCCCAATCTCGTGGTGCCTATAGCAAATGGGTTCCTAActtcattctttcatttgaaaTCTTCACTGTAcactatttacattttaataataacagctatacaattatttaaaaaaaaacaagctttgttaataataatcaatctcTATTGTTCATGTATAGattgagttcttcattggaagggtgggtagagctctcctTTAGAAAACGCTGTTATTGACGTTCGACTCTCGACCGGCGTATGAAAATTGAGgtatttgtttctggtgatagaaattcgtttctcgtcataatgtggttcggattccacaataagctgtaggtcccgttgctgggtaaccagttggttcttagccacgtaaaaataaatctgatacttcaggccagcctaggagagctgttaatcagctcagtggtcagttAAACTCCAGATATGTAACTTTTCATGTATAGATTGTAATTATGCTTTCCGTATATAATCATTCACAGAATTTTTCGTACATACTGCCAATACaatgttaaaagttaagtatatcttgagTTTAActcagatcactgagctgattaacacacTAGTCTCTAAACTATAgatgaacttttattttattggctaAATCTAAGCAACGGGATTTGCTGTGTGAAATCCAGGCacattataacagaaaataatttctatcgccagaaataaattcttcttattcttcactggccggtcggagattcgaactcgcggccaacagagcggtagctgagaacggaacccgctctcccaacgaagaacctGCTAACACTGAATATTCGCGTAACTGAATATATACAGTtttgtcactgagtaccatataaGCATAGGGATAttgaaatatatgcaaaatgagTGGTTCACATCAAATTCACTGTCTACTTCTCTGAGGACCCTTCTACTGCATAACTGTATCCGCACACGAcgcgcaaaaaaaaataaaatggaataaaaagctGCTGTGACAGACTGTACTGTATTACAACTGACAATTTTGTTCTCCTCCATGCATCAGTCTGTGCCCGAACTTGCCTGAGGCCAGCTCAGTCAATGACAACGAAAATAGCACACTGCAATTCAGTAGCAAATTGATGGTGCCTCAGACTGGCGAAGGGGTTGCCTCCATGATGAAAATAATTGGAAGAAATACATCTATTTACTTTCAACCAGAAGCTGATCCATGAAAATCGGAAATGGTTTCCGACGATACGAAATTCTCGAAAAATAAcactgatgccactaaagcagctgctttatatatatatatatatatatatatatatatatatatatatatatatatatatatatatataatatatataaaatatatttctattgacaTCAGTGGCATTGTTCATGAATACTGTCTTcctatcaagactttgaatcagtctatacctCTTGAGAACTTTgccagaagaagaaagaagtataGAGTGATTCAAAGTCTCGATAAGAAGACAGTATCCGCGAACAATGCTATTGACTTCAATAGACATTgcgtaagagagaaaatatgcccaaatagcacacacacacatatatatatgtgtgtgtgtattatacgctttttgaagagaaaaaaattttaataggtGATCAGCGTGATGGGTAACCTTAACAGATaagaatgttatgaaaaataataacatatgcACGAAAGTTTTCACGTTGGATGAGATTTATCATAAAAGGAATCAGCACCGTATGTGGCATTAAGGTAACGTATTACCTTCCACCTGGCTAAATACTCAGGAAAAATAATGGGTTCCTTGATGGATAAGAGGCATAACAGGTAGCATCCTAGAGAAAAGTCCCCCATGCCAGGCACTTCAAGTATCGTAGGGTCAGAGCGAGTTCTAGAATTCAAAAAATACTTCAAagataaattatattcatatataaatgtaattattcagAATGCAGGTAAATGTGTGTAGCTAAAGGGAAACGCTTATTCATAGGGTATATTTAAACACGAGGTCTATAAAACGCTGTTAATGCTATTAACTTACacataaagacagaaaaagaaaatttcgaaTTTTGACAGAACGCATGGTCTTACAAAGGGAATTTCCCAGTGATATTTTCATTACCATGGTTTGCAGCGAGATAAGATTGAACTGGATACAGAATTTCATGTACGATACAAGCAGTACAGTCCTCTTTGCTGCTCTGAATATAGCTAacttatattaatattcatgtaaCTGTAACATCACATACTCATATGCGAGTTGTATCTGAAGCTTCGAGCCCGAAGGTGCGGTTCGTCCGATCCAAAGGTCAGTGCCAAGTTACCCGAAGGtcatattttttgtacatttcgGTCCGCACGCAACACGAGAAAGGTTGGAATGCCAGGctgcaattttccttttattctaggAAGCATGGAGATAcgaatttatggagagagagagagagagagagagagagagagagagagagagagagagttaagtataagctagtttaaccagaccactgagctgattagacttattttacgtggctaacaaccagttagttacctagcagcgggacctacggcttattgtggaatccgaaccacattatgacgagaaatgagtctctatcaccagaaataaattcctctaattcttcattggccggtcggagactcgcaCGCTGGGCcatcagagtgctagccgaggaggATAACCACCCGtccactgaggagagagagagagagagagagagaatggtagacagtacagtacatattatgATGGCGTTCTGATCACTCATgtctgtcattcagttttctcttCCCCCATCCCATCCCAGCTGCGAACCACAACAGGTTGACTAATAAGCAgcatggaaataaaatacaatttaagaagagagagagagtgagaaatggTAGCAATTTGGATCTGAGAAAAACTAGTTTTACTAAATTTTcgttattaaagaaagaaatcttgCGGGAAAATGCGAGAAATGCCTCGCGCATTCGCGGCTTGATTTATTTGCTCAGTAAACCATTTTACCTGTACAAATGATTCATGCGGCTTCAGCTACAGCATTTTAAGCAGTAAATCAAACGTCAAATTTTGTCAGTTTTACTCGCACGCTTATCATTACTCGTTAGGAATAGTTTCTTGCAATGAATAtcctctttaatattttttctttctgattctGAAGGAATGGAATTAAGTAtgaaatttagtccaaaggccaagccaagggacctgtgaggtcattcagcgctgaaaggggaaaatgagaggaaaCAATTATTAgctgagggtggaaagtaggatggaagagattacgaaaggaggtacagcaaaatgaatgaaaggggtggttgctgcaaagaaccttaatgcctacagtgcaccgcctgaagAGGGGGTTTGCAGTGTGACATTGCTATTCCATCTGTGTTCGCAAACTCTCACGATCACTGTGGACTATTCAGCGTTACGGCAGGAGAATGACTGAACtgatatcaaacaaaataacGCAATTAAATCCCACTAACAACTTAGCGTAGCCTAAAAGCATTCGGTTAGCACCTTTCCTTGCGAACACCAACACCCTagaatttttatatactataaaaGTGTCCAAAAACAGGTTTGGCCTGTTAACGCAAAAAGTGGGCACTCTCTGGCTTTTCGTTGTGTAAAGTGGCCGCTGCTAGAAAACATTCGCGcatcacattttctttatatcatcAGCAATGGTAACCGTGTTTATGCTATAAACATGACATTTTGGCACTTTTGTCAATGTTCAGTCCTTTAGACATAAAATCATCCTATCCTTTAACTGTATTATTCTTtggtttatctttattattttaatacattaattgTTAGAAATTGGTTAGTTTCGATTCGCTGCAAAGCATAATCGCTCGAAGCATCTTTCAATGTACATCTCAGGTACTGAATAACCCATCGTACTCCTAAGATGGCCTACAGAAAAAGAAAGTCGTCTCCCACTTTGACTGAACGAAAGAACTCAGAGCCGGGGGAAGGAAGACTCTcttcgagagaaagagaggccaAAGACGACTgtcattcattttgaaaacacCGGAGATCGAAATTTACTGTAGTCCTGTTTCCAGAATTTAAAGGATCCTCATAAACGACGGTCTTAATATCCAGAATGCGAAGCATCAACGTATTTCTGAGCATGAACGATCAACCACCAAAATGGCGAACATTTGTCAGAAAATACCAGAAAACTTTGGTTATCTCGATGGATACCACGGGAACTGTTATTCTTACTTGCATCAACCCTTAGCAGTCTCAAAAGCTCCAGTGTAAGTACAACTGTTGGTGAGAACTTAGGGAAGAGAAGCATAGGACCAGTAAAGAGAAAATGATTTTTGACCCTGACTGTACCTTCTGCAATAAGTCTGGTCGTATTCATGTAAAAGGAAGAAGCCGCAATGTTACCATGTCAAACCTGTTAGAAGACACTTTAAAGCATACAAAAATCTTAGCCTTATTAAATCCTGGGGGCGGGGGGTGCCCGTAATGACCCCCCCAACGTACCCGTCTAATTGAAACCAACGGGATGTCAATAACAGCCTTTGTGTCCCCTGATGGTGCATGTGAACGTAATGCAACATGTACATGCATTATGTGTATAACGTTCATAACTGGCGACCCTAAAGATCTGGTCTCTTACGAGTAAAACAAGGAAAACTCAAAAGGTTACTTACTGCATAAATCTCCTCACCAGTTCTCCttgtcttttataattttcttagttttatacctatctatttattaatttactctttcttttctaataactgatctctcctttttatatttcctagcacttctttcaaatgaacaccatattgtttggcaGCCTGAATtttaagccaatggcccctgtggactggttccatctgaatagggttcatttctgaataataataataaaaagttaacaaTTTATGTTCTAATGAATTTCTACATGATGTTCTGAAAATTACACTGTTATGAAAAGAGATTAAAACAACAGatttacagtaatgaaaaatCATTCCATCTTACTAAGTTTTCATGTTTGTACAAAGGGTAAAGAGACtgggaaaaatttaaataaacgcAAAAATGTGATTGCTTTCATATAAAACCTATCCCCTGCAACTGCTGGTTCACTGACAACAAATAAGCTAAATTTGCAACATGCACGGTCATTACCTTTTTGACAGACGCTTTCCATGTGTAAAATCCATTTTTTCAATGTGAATGAATAGAGAGAGCTGCTGtagctgaatataaaaataacaataaacagtaTTTACTTTACTGGTCAATGTACCTGCTTCGTATACTGTGCCTAGTAGCACGAAGCACGAATCTGAGAGAAATTCAATAGTCCGGGAAAGCGTGAAATGAATTTGGCAATTTCCGCTTTTCAAAGTGAACAAGCAAATTTTTacggttttttgttatttttttttgttaaagtttcCATTACAGAGGATGAATTAAATTTCCTGTGACCTATTTCAGTTTGATTATAACGATATATCAACCAGAAGAAAATAGACAGAAATTCTTCCTAGCTGAtaaagctttaaaagaaaaattcgttcattactcagacacacacacacacacacatatatatatatatatatatatatatatatatatataatatatatatatactatatatatatataatatatatgtatatatataaaacactctctctctatatatatatatatatatatatataaaacaacttgCTCTGGGATGGCGAAATGGTACCCAGGCAGTAACTTTCCAGTCATTGGCAAGTCTTGTgggtttgtacgtgtgtgtgtgtgtgtgtatataaagttcTCATCCATGTTTACTAAGAATAGCACCACATCAAAATGCTTGTTTTTACTCTCCTTTCATCCCCTCCTAGACAAAGTATTAAGCTGGAAAATATCATCTAATCACAATACCAAACCTCGCCCACATATCCTCACCGCTTTCTCCATTGTTAAGATTGCATCCATCTTAAAATTCTTCTTGATTCCGTTTCTTTTCCGTGACCGTGACTTCGCCGTTTTCTTGGTATAGAGTGTACAGTTTAAACATTCCGGACACGAAATGCAAAATCACCCAACTCTTCTCTTACCGCGTCAGTTGTAACGGTCGGCGGATTTGGTTGTAAAAATGTGGAGCTCGGGTTTAAGACGCCTTCATCGCGCCTCTAAAAACTGTCGTGGAAAAATTAAAGGTTTT comes from the Macrobrachium rosenbergii isolate ZJJX-2024 chromosome 3, ASM4041242v1, whole genome shotgun sequence genome and includes:
- the LOC136827250 gene encoding uncharacterized protein; translation: MSFGAVTKYTLVTAVLLLSLTNNSEAFSLNNLLYDAASAWFWSGPGSLLKAASAYFGLGGGTAIVYDALNHNYFGVGPAIREWLGVAVKDGSNAVAENSLYLLAKIVVQILRSIVEGIWWLVSSLTSMIGNIIWSSLLSLIGTAAPGIANFAGFAGFAGLAGIGNLQNIFGNATSGFPGIPGIPNIPGIVVVDGSGIQASLNKNDPEVIIASPNVTFDKEGVNTNVRSLEPKVNVLRGRRDSGTSFDGLRGTFIVAASQDRLQCLPLVLCAIYADPEDSVSPLQSQFKKEFRFLFPKKDTPIWASPYIKAADLGEAVTSASECQAKYPSCPFSSGHLKRLIFKSLDAEWSQGKVNKVYT